GAGGTTAGACGTGTCCAAAGGCGCTCAGTACTCCACACTTTCCCCCGCCCTGGCAGTAGGCGACGACGAGCCGGACCGGAACCTGGCCCTGGAACTGGTCCGGGTCACCGAGGCAGCCGCCATTGCCGGCGGCCACTGGGTGGGCTTCGGCGACAAGAACGCAGCGGACGGCGCTGCCGTCGACGCCATGCGTTCCCTGATCTCCACCGTGCACTTCAACGGTGTTGTGGTGATTGGTGAAGGCGAAAAAGACGAAGCCCCCATGCTGTACAACGGCGAACACGTGGGTGACGGCACCGGCGCCCTGTGCGATGTCGCAGTGGACCCGATCGACGGCACCCGCCTGACGGCGCTGGGCCTCAACAACGCCGTGGCCGTGCTGGCCGTGGCCGAGCGCGGCACCATGTTTGACCCCTCCGCCGTGTTCTACATGGAAAAACTGATCACCGGCCCCGAAGCCGCCGACATGGTGGACCTGCGCCTGCCGGTCAAGCAGAACCTGCACTTGATCGCCAAGGCCAAGGGCAAGAAGATCAACCAGTTGAACGTGATGATCCTGGACCGGGACCGGCACAAGCCCCTGGTGCAGGAAATCCGCGACGCCGGTGCCCGCACCCGGATGCTGATGGACGGCGACGTTGCCGGCGGCATCGCAGCGGCCCGCGAGGGCACCGACGTCGACGCCCTGATGGGTATCGGCGGCACCCCCGAAGGCATCATCACGGCCTGCGCCATCAAGACCCTCGGCGGCGTCATCCAGGGCCGGCTGTGGCCCACCTCGGATGAGGAGAAGCAGAAGGCGATCGACGCCGGCCACGACCTGGACCGCGTCATGACCACCAATGACCTGGTCACCAGCGACAACTGCTACTTCGCGGCCACCGGCATCACCGACGGCGATCTGGTCCGCGGCGTGCGCTACAGCAAGGACCGTGTGCTTACGCAGTCCATCGTGATGCGTTCCAAGTCCGGAACCATCCGTGTGGTGGACGGCGAGCACCAGTCACACAAGTGGGAGTCCTACGCCCGCCTGAAGTAGGCAGCAGCCCGCCAGCGAGAAGCCCCGGAATCTATTCCGGGGCTTTTTGCTGCCCGGCGGCTGGTTACCGGTATGCGCCGGATGCCGCCGCTGCTCCGGGGATCCGGTTGCGGCCAATGACCCGGTACACAATAGCGGCAAGGGCGACGACGACTGCCGCGGCAATCGCGGCAATGGCTGTTCCGGTGGAGAGCAGTTCGCCGTTGAGGCGGGACACGGCAATCCACGACAGGCCCCAGGACAGCGCGGCTGCAGGGGCCAGCCGTCCGCGGCCGAAGGCTGCCAGGGCCACGCCAATGGCCGCGACGACGGCCAGGATACCGACGGACCAGACTTCCGGGGCGAGACCAAAGCCGTCGAAACCGGCGTCGGTCAGGGCTGCGGCAGTGTTGGCGCAGGTGGCCACCGCCACCCAGCCCAGATACAGGCCCAGGGTTCCGTCCACGGCAACGGCCTCAATCCAGTTGGCCGCCGGCGTCCGGGAGTAGCGGGCGAAGCAGACCGCGAGGACCACGAGCAGGGCCACGATGACCAGCACGCTCACGGCCACCCAGCCGGCCTGGACCGTCAGGATCCACGCGGCGTTCAGGACCAGCGACGCGGCGACCAGCCAGCCCAGGGAACGCTGGCGTTCGGAGGACCGCTGGGACGGCAGCCACTGCCAGATGGTGTACACGCCCAGGCCGGTGTAAATCACGGACCAGATGGAGAAGGCACCGCTGGCCGGGGCCAGATAGGTGGCGTCAGCGTTCAGTGCGCCGCCGGCCGCCTCGGCGATGGGGGTGCCGCCAAACACGCCCACGCCGATGACGGAACCGACAATGCAGATGACGTAGCAAACCGTGACCGTTAGCTGCCGGGCAAGATCATTTCCTCGCGAGGCCGGGGAACGGGTGCCTGGGGTTGAAGTAGTCATAGTCGAGCGTAACAAGTGGCCGGGACCACAGGGGAGGCGCGCCGGGAGCTTCGGCAACCCCCGGTAGGCTGGAAAGCATGACACTGCGCGTTACACCCTGTTCCGATTCCGCCCGCTGGAACGAAGCCGTCAACAGCTTCAACGGACATCCGCAGCAGTTGTGGGGCTGGGGCAAGACCAAGGCTGAACACAACTGGAGCGTGGACCGGCTGCTGATCGAAGACGACGGCGGCAAGGTGGTGGGCGCCGCACAGGTGCTGCTGCGCCGGCTGCCGTTCCCGTTCAAGGCACTCGCCTACATCCCGCGCGGCCCGCAGTCAGTTCGCGGCCGTGAGCTCGAGGTCCTCGGTTCGGTCAGCGACTATGTCAAGAAAGCCCACGGTCCGGTGGCGCTGAGCATTGAGCCGGACTGGGACGCCGACGGCGAGATCGCCGCCGGTCTGCCCGGCGCCGGGTTCAAGGCTTCCCCCAATACCATCCTGATTGGCCGCACCCTGATCCTGGATCTTTCCCGGACCGAGGATGAACTGCTTGCGGACATGTCCAAGAAACACCGCCAGTACATCCGCAAGTCCGGGCGCGAGGCGCTGGAGTACCGCCGCGTGACGCGGGACGAGATTCCCCAGTGCCTGGCGGTGTACAAGCAGACGGCCGAGCGCGCCGGGTTCGGCATCCACGAAGACGGCTACTACCTGGACATCTTCGACAACCTGGGCGAGGACTCGCCCGTGTACGCAGCCTTCAGCGGGAACGACGTCGTTGCCTTCCTGTGGCTGTCCACCAGCGCATACACCTCCTTTGAGCTCTACGGCGGCATGACCGAACAGGGCGAGCACCTGCGCGCCAACTATGCGCTGAAGTGGCACGCCATTCAGGAGATGAAGGAACGCGGAATCACCCGCTACGACTTCAACGGACTGCTCAATGATGGCGTGTCCAAGTTCAAGATGGGCTGGGCCAAGCACGAGAACCAGCTGGCCGGGACCTGGGACAAGCCGCTCTCTCCGCTGTACCCGGTCTTCACCACGGCCCTGCCGCTGGCCAAGAACGGCCTGCGGAAGCTGCGCGGACTGGCCGGAGCAGCCAAGGCCAGGATCCGCCGCTAGGGTTTCCTCGCCCGTCGGGTGTCCAGCATGTGCTCTTTGCGCGGGACGGAGCCGAGCTAGATGTCCAGGCGCGGGGCCGCAGGGTCGGGCAGGTCCGCGTCCGTGGAGCCCACCGTCACGGCAAAGGCGAGGGCGCCGTCGTCATGCTGGGCCGAATGTGCTGACAGCTTGGCGATGACCGGCGTTTCGGCGGCCGGGATGAACGCGCTTTGGCCGGTCTCCAGCACGAGGTCGCCCTTGGGCGAATCCAGGACCACGGTGCCCCGCACCACGATCACCACGGTTGGCCCGTTTTGCAGCACCGACACATCGGAGCCGGACATGGACGCCGCGGAGGAGTAGCCCCCGCCTGTGTCCTGTGCCCGCTGTTCCAGTTCGATCCGCTGCAGCATGAACTCCGCGAACGGGGGACGGTAGAGCTCCTGTCCCATCTGGGTGAACACCGGTTTCAGCGCGGGGATGCCCAGAGGCCGGAAATCGACCGTCTTGAGCAGTTCCGGGACGTCCACGTGCTTGGGGGTCAGTCCGCCGCGCAGCACATTGTCCGAGGATGCCATCACCTCAATGCCCAGGCCGCTGAGGTAGGCGTGGACGTTGCCCGCTGGCAGATAGACCGCCTCGCCGGGCTGCAGGGACGCGCGGTTCAGCAGCAGGGACAGCAGCACCCCGGGGTCGCCGGGGTAGTAGGCGTTCAGCTCCACGGCTGTGGCCAGTTCCTTCGCATACGGCGCGGGCTCTCCGTCGGCGGAGGCGGCGCTGTCACCGGTGCCGGCGGCATCGAGGGCGGCGGCGGCCAAACGGACAGCTTCGCGCACCTCTTCGCCGCCTTCGATCAGGGCACGGAAGACACGCTGCAGACGGTCCGGTGCGGGATGGCCGCTGGAAAGCTCATTTACCGCCCAGGTCAGCAACTCCGGAACCCCGCTGTTCTGCGTGGAAACTGCGCGGACCACGGTCCGGAAGATCTCCGCCGCCTCATCCGGTTCGCGGAAGCCGCAGAGTGCTTCGAACGGCGTCAGCGCGAAGATCATTTCCGGCTTGTGGTTCTCGTCCTTATAGTTGCGGTCCGAGGCACCGCGGTCCAGACCTGCGGCCTCCTCGGCGGCAAAACCGGCCTGCGCCTGCTCCCGGGTGGGGTGAACCTGCAGGGACAGCGGGGATCCCGCGGCCAGGACCTTGGCAAGGAAGGGCAGGACCCCGCCGAAGGCGGCCGCCGTCTCCCGGCCGAGCATCTGCTGCGGATCCGCCGCGATCAGCTCGTCCAGGGTCTGTGCGTCCGGCACCGGCGGCACCAGGGCCGACGGCGCACCCGGGTGGGCGCCGATCCACAGTTCAGCTTCCGGCTCGCCGGAGGGCTCCCGGCCAAAAAGTTCCGCCATGGCGGTTACCGATCCCCAGGCGTAGGGCCGGAGGGTGTTGTTCAGCAGATACATGGCTCTCTTTTCGGCGGTCATCAGGTGTGGCAGTGCTATCCCGGGCTGCAGTTCCCATTGTTGCTGAGCAGGGTTCCCAGAGTGGCGTCGTCCTGGATTTCAGCCAGGTACTGCAGATACTCCTGGGTAATTTCGGGCTGCTCGGCTGCACCGGCCCCCGGATCCGCCAGCTCACCGGTTTCCGTGCCAATATCGGCACCGGTGTCCGTGCCGGTCTCCGGTGCGGGCGCACCGCTGTCATCGGCGGGTGCTTCCTCAGCGGGTGCTTCCTCCGCAGGAGCCTCGGCGGGTGCAGCCGGTTCCGGTTCCGCAGCCTGGCCGGAGATCATCCCGGCCACACGGGCATGGATCTGGTCAAAGTCCGGGTAGGTGACAAAGTTGTCCGCAGCGGTGCCGAAGTCGGGCGGGCCGATGGTGAGACGCTCCATCGGCTGGCCCTTGGCTTTGAGGGCCAGGTCAAGGAAACTGCCTAGCTGATCCTGCGGAAGGTCCGTCTTGACGATCTGCTCTCCGGCGGAGGCGATGGCCTGGAAGCGGGTCAGAAGCGTGGCGGGGTCCAGTTGGGCCACCATGGCCTGCTGTACGCACTGCTGCCGGGCAATCCGGTGGTAGTCGGTGACAAATTCCCGCGACCGGGCGTACCAAAGCGCCGTGTAGCCGTCCATTTTCTGGGTGCCCGGGGCTATCCAGCCGTCGGGGGGATAGTGGCGGTTGGTGCCGGGGATTTCCCCGGCGGTGATCGGAACCCAGCCTCCGACGTCGATGGTGATGCCGCCCATGGCGTCAATGAGCTTGGAGAAGCCTTCCATATCCACGATGACGTAGGCCTGGACCTCCAGGTCCAGGATGCCGGAAGCTGCATCCATCATGGCTTCGGCGCCCGGGTCGGCAGAGCCCGGATAGAGGTCCGGATAGTTTTCCATGACCGTCTGGTAGAGGCTGTTGAGGATGCACTCGTCACCGCAGTTGTAACCGTCCGGATACACCTCGGCCAGCGGCGAATCAGCCGGGAACGGCGCGTTCTGGAAGTTGCGGGGAAGACTGAAAGTGATGGACTTGCCGGTCTTGGCATCCACGCTGATCACGGACATGCTGTCCGGGCGCAGGCCTGTCCGGTCCTCACCGGCGTCGCCGCCCATCAGCATGAAGTTGTAGCGGCCGTCCACCGGATCCAGCGAGGGGCCGGAGGCGAAGATGCTGCCAACAGCGTGGCGGCCGACGTTGAGCATGTAGGCACTGTAAGCCAGCCCGCCGCTGGTGCCGACCACCAGGAGGGCCAGCAGCCCGGCAATCACAGGACGCATCCGCCTCTCCAGCAGGGGCGGGCGGATGATGCGCAGCGTGTTCAGGAACAGCAGGGCCCAGCCCACGGCCAGCAGGCCCAGGAGCACCATCAGGGCAAAAGACGTCCAGCCGTTGGTGACAAGGTTCACCAGCATGATCCGGTTGGTCATGGCCAGCACCAGTGCGGCGATGACCAGGGCCCAGACCGTGAACGTCACCTGCAGGGCCCGCCTGCCCAGCCGGCGGTTTCCGGCCACAACCTGGGCGGATCCGGGCAGCACCAGCGTGAGCAGCAGCAGGATGAACGCCCGTTTGGTGCGGGTGTGCGGCGGTGCCGACTGCGGATTCCGCACGGGATCCGTCAGCAGGCCGGCGCCGTCATTCTCTCTGTTCCTCGGATCCATGCGCGGGTCCTAGTCGCTGCCGGTGACTGAGGTGCGCAGATTGGCGCCCTTGGCCAGGGCGGTCTGGCGCAGTCCGGACGCGAACTCCAGCAGCTGCTGCTGCAGCTTGGCTGCCAGGGGATCCGTGCCGGCCGCCAGCATCCGCACAGCCAGCAGTCCGGCGTTCCGGGCTCCGCCGATGGACACGGTTGCCACCGGCACACCGGCGGGCATCTGCACGATGGACAGCAGGGAATCCATGCCGTCGAGGTATTTCAGCGGAACCGGAACACCGATGACCGGAAGGGGGGTAACGGCAGCGAGCATGCCCGGCAGGTGGGCTGCACCGCCGGCTCCGGCGATAATGACCCGCAGCCCGCGGCGGTGTGCCTGCTGGCCGTACTCGATCATTTCCGTGGGCATCCGGTGGGCGGATACGACGTCGGCCTCATACGGAATTCCGAACTCGGCGAGGGCTGCCGCTGCTGCGTCCATGACGGGCCAGTCGGAGTCAGAGCCCATGACGAGTCCTACCAGGGGGGTGTCGCGGCTGCTCATTTAGTTCTCCTTCAAGGAATCGGTGCCGTCACGGAGGATGGCCGCAGCATGTTCAGCGCTGCGGCGCACCTGGGGCAGGTCCGCAGCGCTGCGGCCCACTACGTTGACATGCCCGATCTTGCGGCCCGGCCGGACCGACTTGCCGTAGTTGTGGATTTTGGCCGCCGGTTCGGCAGCCAGTGCCTGAGCATAGCTGCTGAACAGATCCAGGTTGGCACCGCCAAGGTAGTTCTTCATGACGACGACGCCGCCCAGGACATCCGTGGCGCCCAGCGGGAGGTCCAGGACGGCCCGCAAGTGCTGCTCGAACTGTCCGGTGACGGAGCCGTCCATGGTCCAGTGCCCGGAATTGTGGGGGCGCATTGCCAGTTCGTTGATGAGGAAGCCGGCACCGTGTCCGGGTGTTTCGAACAGCTCCACGGCCATCACTCCGGTGACGCCCAGTTCATCGGCGATCCGCAGCGCGGCCTCCTGTGCGGCCGCTGCGACCCGGGGGTCCAGGTCCTGGGCCGGGGCAATGACTTCGTCGCAGACGCCGTCCACCTGGATGGAGTGCACCACGGGCCAGGGCAGGGAGCTGCCCTGCGGGGTCCGGGCCACCAGGGCGGAAAGTTCGCGGCTGAAGGGGACCTTTTCCTCGGCCAGCAGCGGTTCGCCGGTGAACCAGTCTGCAGCTGCGGCCGCCTCTTCGGCATCATTGATGATCCGTACGCCCTTGCCGTCATAACCTCCGCGCGGGGTCTTCAGGACCACGGGCCAGCCTGCGGCCTTTCCGAAATCCACCAGATCCGCGACGCCGGACACGGGCGCCCAGCGCGGGTTGGGCAGGCCCAGCCGGTCAATGGCCGCCCGCATCACCAGCTTGTCCTGGGCATGGATGAGGGCTTCGGGGGAGGGCTGCACGTTGACGCCCGCGGCGGCAAGGGCGTGCAGGTGCTCTCCGGGGACGTGTTCATGGTCAAAGGTCAGTACGTCCACCCCGGAGGCGAACACGCTCAGCGTTTCCAGATCGGTGTAGTCCCCGACCGTTGAACGGACAACGGCGGGTACGGCGGAAACATCGGGCCCTTCAGCCAGAACGCGGAGTTCGAAACCAAGGGCCACTGCTGCGGGGGCCATCATCCGGGCCAGCTGGCCACCGCCGACAACGCCAATTATAGGAAAGCTCACGACATTAGGTTACCGAAAAGAGACCACAAATCCTTTTCGCAGGACGGTCCAGCGGCTCCACCCTCAGGGAACTCCCACACTACGGGGGTAATATTGTGTCTTACCGTCTGCCTTTCCACGTGCGGCGGGTTACTGTGTCCAGCTTCGGCAATCCCGGCCGGCGGCGCACCAACGGCCTCGGAGGAACATGTTTTCATCACTGTCTGCGCGCATCAGAGGCCTAGCCTCGTTGTTCTGGCGGGAAGTAGCGAAGTTCGGCACTGTGGGCGCATTCGCCTTTGTTGTGGACAACGGCCTGTGGTGGTTGCTCTACCACGGTGTCCTGGAGGGAAGCGCCACCAAGGCAAGGCTCATCAGTGCCTCTGCGGCAACCCTGTTCTCCTGGGTGGCCAACCGGTTCTGGACCTTTCGGCGCCGCCGCCAGAACAATGTGACCCGCGAGCTGGTTCTGTTCCTCATCATCAACGGCGTGGGCATTGTCATCTCCAGCGGTTTCACCTGGGTTGCCCAGTATCCGATGGGCATCACGGATGCCAAGTGGCTTGGCTTTGCCGGAATCGTGGGCATTGGCGTAGCCACCATTCTCCGGTTCTTCGCCTACCGGTTCTGGGTCTTCAACGCGGCCCTGGACGAAGAGCCCGGGTTCCAAGACGACCATGAACTGCTCGACGACGGCACCAGGAAGCCCGCCCCCGCATCCGGTGTGCCCGCCAACAAGCCCGGCAACGAGGCAGGCAACCCGCGCCTGGCTGCGGAGCCTACGCCTCCAGCCGCCCCGTAATTTTCTCGGCAGCGAGCAGCCGCTCGGTGATCTCCACTTCCGCAGCAGCAAGGACCACGCTGCCGCCGGCGGCCCACGTACGGAGTGAGGCCGCCAGGACGGCCGGAAGATCCGCCGACGCCGGAATCAGCAGTGTCTGCGCGGAGCCGCCGTCGGCTGCTTCCGCGAGCTGCCCGTAAGTCAGCGTCAGCCCGGCTCCCAGTGAACTGTGCAGCGCCGTGAAATCCTCGCCGGCTTCATCGCCCGCCATGTACGTGTCCGCGTAGCTGCGGACTTCCGCCGCGTAGTCCACCGCGGCAGCGGGGAGGGTACCCGAGAAACGCAGCGCCAACGCTCCCAGGTCCACCGCCACGACTGTTCCTTCCACCGTGTCCAGCGACTCCTGCGACGCGGTGACCGTAATATCCGGCGCAGCCGCGGAATTGGACGGGTTATTGCCCAAAATCACCGTGCATCCGGTCTGCCACGCTGCCAGTGCCCACACCAGGGTTTTCCAGTGCACCGGAAGGTCCAGCAGAAGGCGGATCCCGGGTTCGGCGTCGAGTTCGTCCACCAGCAGGTTGGACGTTTTAGCGACCCAGTTGTCCAGCACTTTGCCGGAAAGTTCAATCCGTTCCGAGTCCGGGCCGTACCAGGTCAGTGCGGGGGAGGTCGCCTGACGCGTGCGCAGCGTGGACAGTATGGCGGGAACGGAGATCTGGTCGGGCATGGGGAGCTCTTTTCTGTGGAGTACGGGGACAGCGTGCGCCTG
This genomic interval from Arthrobacter sunyaminii contains the following:
- the glpX gene encoding class II fructose-bisphosphatase, with translation MRLDVSKGAQYSTLSPALAVGDDEPDRNLALELVRVTEAAAIAGGHWVGFGDKNAADGAAVDAMRSLISTVHFNGVVVIGEGEKDEAPMLYNGEHVGDGTGALCDVAVDPIDGTRLTALGLNNAVAVLAVAERGTMFDPSAVFYMEKLITGPEAADMVDLRLPVKQNLHLIAKAKGKKINQLNVMILDRDRHKPLVQEIRDAGARTRMLMDGDVAGGIAAAREGTDVDALMGIGGTPEGIITACAIKTLGGVIQGRLWPTSDEEKQKAIDAGHDLDRVMTTNDLVTSDNCYFAATGITDGDLVRGVRYSKDRVLTQSIVMRSKSGTIRVVDGEHQSHKWESYARLK
- a CDS encoding tryptophan-rich sensory protein, with translation MTTSTPGTRSPASRGNDLARQLTVTVCYVICIVGSVIGVGVFGGTPIAEAAGGALNADATYLAPASGAFSIWSVIYTGLGVYTIWQWLPSQRSSERQRSLGWLVAASLVLNAAWILTVQAGWVAVSVLVIVALLVVLAVCFARYSRTPAANWIEAVAVDGTLGLYLGWVAVATCANTAAALTDAGFDGFGLAPEVWSVGILAVVAAIGVALAAFGRGRLAPAAALSWGLSWIAVSRLNGELLSTGTAIAAIAAAVVVALAAIVYRVIGRNRIPGAAAASGAYR
- a CDS encoding lipid II:glycine glycyltransferase FemX; protein product: MTLRVTPCSDSARWNEAVNSFNGHPQQLWGWGKTKAEHNWSVDRLLIEDDGGKVVGAAQVLLRRLPFPFKALAYIPRGPQSVRGRELEVLGSVSDYVKKAHGPVALSIEPDWDADGEIAAGLPGAGFKASPNTILIGRTLILDLSRTEDELLADMSKKHRQYIRKSGREALEYRRVTRDEIPQCLAVYKQTAERAGFGIHEDGYYLDIFDNLGEDSPVYAAFSGNDVVAFLWLSTSAYTSFELYGGMTEQGEHLRANYALKWHAIQEMKERGITRYDFNGLLNDGVSKFKMGWAKHENQLAGTWDKPLSPLYPVFTTALPLAKNGLRKLRGLAGAAKARIRR
- the manA gene encoding mannose-6-phosphate isomerase, class I, which produces MYLLNNTLRPYAWGSVTAMAELFGREPSGEPEAELWIGAHPGAPSALVPPVPDAQTLDELIAADPQQMLGRETAAAFGGVLPFLAKVLAAGSPLSLQVHPTREQAQAGFAAEEAAGLDRGASDRNYKDENHKPEMIFALTPFEALCGFREPDEAAEIFRTVVRAVSTQNSGVPELLTWAVNELSSGHPAPDRLQRVFRALIEGGEEVREAVRLAAAALDAAGTGDSAASADGEPAPYAKELATAVELNAYYPGDPGVLLSLLLNRASLQPGEAVYLPAGNVHAYLSGLGIEVMASSDNVLRGGLTPKHVDVPELLKTVDFRPLGIPALKPVFTQMGQELYRPPFAEFMLQRIELEQRAQDTGGGYSSAASMSGSDVSVLQNGPTVVIVVRGTVVLDSPKGDLVLETGQSAFIPAAETPVIAKLSAHSAQHDDGALAFAVTVGSTDADLPDPAAPRLDI
- a CDS encoding LCP family protein, producing MDPRNRENDGAGLLTDPVRNPQSAPPHTRTKRAFILLLLTLVLPGSAQVVAGNRRLGRRALQVTFTVWALVIAALVLAMTNRIMLVNLVTNGWTSFALMVLLGLLAVGWALLFLNTLRIIRPPLLERRMRPVIAGLLALLVVGTSGGLAYSAYMLNVGRHAVGSIFASGPSLDPVDGRYNFMLMGGDAGEDRTGLRPDSMSVISVDAKTGKSITFSLPRNFQNAPFPADSPLAEVYPDGYNCGDECILNSLYQTVMENYPDLYPGSADPGAEAMMDAASGILDLEVQAYVIVDMEGFSKLIDAMGGITIDVGGWVPITAGEIPGTNRHYPPDGWIAPGTQKMDGYTALWYARSREFVTDYHRIARQQCVQQAMVAQLDPATLLTRFQAIASAGEQIVKTDLPQDQLGSFLDLALKAKGQPMERLTIGPPDFGTAADNFVTYPDFDQIHARVAGMISGQAAEPEPAAPAEAPAEEAPAEEAPADDSGAPAPETGTDTGADIGTETGELADPGAGAAEQPEITQEYLQYLAEIQDDATLGTLLSNNGNCSPG
- the purE gene encoding 5-(carboxyamino)imidazole ribonucleotide mutase, which codes for MSSRDTPLVGLVMGSDSDWPVMDAAAAALAEFGIPYEADVVSAHRMPTEMIEYGQQAHRRGLRVIIAGAGGAAHLPGMLAAVTPLPVIGVPVPLKYLDGMDSLLSIVQMPAGVPVATVSIGGARNAGLLAVRMLAAGTDPLAAKLQQQLLEFASGLRQTALAKGANLRTSVTGSD
- a CDS encoding 5-(carboxyamino)imidazole ribonucleotide synthase; protein product: MSFPIIGVVGGGQLARMMAPAAVALGFELRVLAEGPDVSAVPAVVRSTVGDYTDLETLSVFASGVDVLTFDHEHVPGEHLHALAAAGVNVQPSPEALIHAQDKLVMRAAIDRLGLPNPRWAPVSGVADLVDFGKAAGWPVVLKTPRGGYDGKGVRIINDAEEAAAAADWFTGEPLLAEEKVPFSRELSALVARTPQGSSLPWPVVHSIQVDGVCDEVIAPAQDLDPRVAAAAQEAALRIADELGVTGVMAVELFETPGHGAGFLINELAMRPHNSGHWTMDGSVTGQFEQHLRAVLDLPLGATDVLGGVVVMKNYLGGANLDLFSSYAQALAAEPAAKIHNYGKSVRPGRKIGHVNVVGRSAADLPQVRRSAEHAAAILRDGTDSLKEN
- a CDS encoding GtrA family protein, which encodes MFSSLSARIRGLASLFWREVAKFGTVGAFAFVVDNGLWWLLYHGVLEGSATKARLISASAATLFSWVANRFWTFRRRRQNNVTRELVLFLIINGVGIVISSGFTWVAQYPMGITDAKWLGFAGIVGIGVATILRFFAYRFWVFNAALDEEPGFQDDHELLDDGTRKPAPASGVPANKPGNEAGNPRLAAEPTPPAAP
- a CDS encoding TIGR03089 family protein; amino-acid sequence: MPDQISVPAILSTLRTRQATSPALTWYGPDSERIELSGKVLDNWVAKTSNLLVDELDAEPGIRLLLDLPVHWKTLVWALAAWQTGCTVILGNNPSNSAAAPDITVTASQESLDTVEGTVVAVDLGALALRFSGTLPAAAVDYAAEVRSYADTYMAGDEAGEDFTALHSSLGAGLTLTYGQLAEAADGGSAQTLLIPASADLPAVLAASLRTWAAGGSVVLAAAEVEITERLLAAEKITGRLEA